In Bacteriovorax stolpii, a single genomic region encodes these proteins:
- a CDS encoding nucleotide pyrophosphohydrolase — protein sequence MDLGKLKELVNNFAKERDWDQFHSVKNLSMALSVESSELLEIFQWMSEADSNNLSSQPEKMQKVEEEVADIFVYLLRIASKTNINLEEAVIRKMEKNAKKYPVELARGNSKKYNEF from the coding sequence ATGGATTTAGGTAAACTCAAAGAATTAGTGAATAACTTTGCCAAAGAGCGCGACTGGGATCAGTTTCATTCGGTGAAAAATCTTTCGATGGCCCTTTCAGTAGAGAGTTCTGAGCTTTTGGAAATTTTTCAATGGATGAGTGAAGCGGATTCAAATAATCTTTCTTCTCAACCGGAAAAAATGCAGAAAGTAGAAGAGGAAGTGGCGGACATTTTTGTCTATCTTCTTCGAATTGCCAGCAAAACTAATATCAACCTTGAAGAAGCCGTCATCCGCAAAATGGAAAAGAATGCTAAAAAATACCCGGTGGAGCTTGCCCGCGGGAACTCAAAAAAGTATAACGAGTTTTAA
- the glgP gene encoding alpha-glucan family phosphorylase, with protein sequence MTTLSQLNDLAYNYWWSWNQDVWNLFSSINKEVWAETRNPVLVLKNTKDLEASLNNEDLKKKVGDLHSRLVTYLNRKDTWFAKNFANTKGPIAYFSAEYGIHEALPIYSGGLGVLSGDHVKSASDLGIPMVFVGLFYSNGYFTQRINEDGKQLDLYGKFQPENLSLTPVTTKNGEALVFDLELAERTIKVQAHKAMVGSSELYLLDSNHPANSEADRLLTAKLYGGDREMRISQEVILGIGGVKLLKALGIEPAAFHMNEGHSGFFQLERIKNAMKERSMTFDEAKILCASNCLFTTHTPVPAGNEAFSLPLMHKHFFKMIKGFNISWERFVELGIVPEKSDYKYFSLTVFAINVARFYNGVSELHGKIAQKMWRDQWPQVPEVENPMSHITNGVHVQTWMALDVKNLLNETVGTKWEDELANHDFWKKAGDISNSEIRETKVALKAKMISLVRAQLKKQLKENNESQKEIDAVDTYLDDKTLVIGFARRFATYKRATLIFKDLKKLEALVNNPERPVAFVFSGKAHPQDVPGQKYIEEIYKFSRMPSLKGKVIILENYDMNISRHLVSGSDVWLNNPRRPMEASGTSGQKVPINFGLNFSVLDGWWREAFDGNNGWAIGEEKDFANDEIQDYEDAMDFYKTLEQTILPLYYADKAKGENGSSAAWIEKTKISFVTNISRYSTHRMVQDYMTKFYAPAIAYGDKYKNNGDLIKTYLDNRRALKMNWKAMYFTYVHFDGNHVEVPSQFDKSWKSPLHHVEYPAEVTFPGRVFETNEAHIHVGTYLGDLKPESVVVEAVICDLKTDEVKTEKLRLKGPLEDGVGHFELKFKANDSKKIRFRIYGHDNFLVHPFEYGYMMWY encoded by the coding sequence ATGACGACTTTATCGCAATTAAATGACCTGGCCTACAACTACTGGTGGAGCTGGAATCAGGACGTATGGAATCTTTTTTCATCAATTAACAAAGAAGTCTGGGCCGAGACAAGAAACCCGGTTCTGGTGCTTAAGAATACAAAAGACCTCGAAGCGTCTTTAAATAATGAAGACCTAAAAAAGAAAGTAGGCGATCTTCATTCAAGGCTTGTGACTTACTTAAACCGCAAGGACACTTGGTTTGCAAAAAACTTTGCTAATACCAAAGGACCGATTGCTTATTTCTCAGCAGAATACGGGATTCATGAAGCTCTTCCTATCTACAGTGGTGGATTAGGGGTTCTTTCAGGAGACCACGTAAAGTCAGCTTCAGACTTAGGTATCCCAATGGTATTCGTAGGGCTTTTCTACTCAAATGGATACTTCACCCAAAGAATTAATGAAGACGGAAAACAACTAGACCTTTACGGAAAGTTCCAACCTGAAAATCTTTCTTTAACTCCTGTGACAACAAAAAATGGAGAGGCCCTGGTTTTTGACCTGGAGTTAGCAGAAAGAACAATTAAAGTTCAGGCCCACAAGGCAATGGTTGGTTCAAGCGAGCTTTACCTTCTTGATTCAAATCACCCGGCAAACTCTGAAGCGGACCGTTTATTAACGGCAAAGCTTTATGGGGGAGACAGAGAGATGAGAATCTCTCAGGAAGTGATCCTGGGAATTGGTGGAGTCAAACTTCTTAAAGCGCTAGGAATTGAACCAGCAGCTTTCCATATGAACGAAGGCCACAGTGGATTCTTTCAATTAGAAAGAATTAAAAATGCGATGAAAGAGCGTTCAATGACTTTTGATGAGGCAAAAATTCTTTGTGCTTCTAACTGTCTTTTTACGACTCATACTCCAGTTCCTGCTGGAAACGAAGCTTTCTCACTTCCATTAATGCACAAGCATTTCTTTAAGATGATCAAGGGATTCAATATTTCTTGGGAACGTTTTGTTGAACTGGGAATTGTGCCAGAAAAGAGCGATTATAAATATTTCAGCTTAACTGTGTTTGCAATCAATGTTGCCCGTTTTTATAACGGAGTCAGTGAGCTTCACGGAAAAATCGCGCAGAAAATGTGGCGCGACCAATGGCCTCAAGTTCCAGAAGTAGAAAACCCAATGTCTCACATCACTAATGGTGTTCACGTTCAGACGTGGATGGCCCTTGATGTGAAAAATCTTCTTAATGAAACAGTCGGGACGAAGTGGGAAGATGAACTTGCTAACCACGACTTCTGGAAAAAAGCAGGGGATATTTCGAACTCTGAAATCAGAGAGACAAAAGTTGCCTTAAAAGCAAAAATGATTTCTCTGGTTCGCGCTCAACTAAAGAAGCAGTTAAAAGAAAACAATGAGTCTCAAAAAGAGATCGACGCTGTTGATACTTATCTTGACGACAAAACCCTAGTAATTGGGTTTGCCCGTCGTTTTGCAACTTACAAACGTGCAACTTTAATCTTTAAAGACCTAAAGAAACTTGAAGCTCTGGTTAATAATCCAGAGCGTCCGGTTGCTTTTGTCTTCTCTGGGAAAGCTCACCCTCAAGACGTTCCAGGACAAAAGTACATTGAAGAGATTTATAAATTCTCTCGCATGCCGAGCCTGAAAGGAAAAGTCATTATCCTGGAAAACTACGATATGAACATCTCTCGCCATTTAGTAAGTGGTTCAGACGTATGGCTAAACAACCCAAGACGCCCGATGGAAGCCAGTGGGACATCAGGACAGAAAGTGCCTATCAACTTTGGTCTAAATTTCTCTGTTCTTGATGGATGGTGGAGAGAGGCCTTCGATGGAAATAACGGATGGGCCATCGGTGAAGAAAAAGACTTTGCTAACGATGAAATCCAGGATTATGAAGACGCGATGGATTTCTACAAGACTCTTGAGCAGACGATCCTTCCACTTTATTACGCTGATAAAGCAAAAGGGGAAAATGGATCAAGTGCAGCTTGGATTGAAAAAACAAAGATTAGTTTTGTCACAAATATCTCTCGTTATTCAACTCACCGTATGGTTCAAGATTACATGACGAAGTTTTATGCTCCGGCCATAGCTTATGGTGACAAGTATAAGAATAACGGTGATCTGATTAAGACTTATCTTGATAACCGTCGCGCTTTAAAGATGAACTGGAAAGCGATGTATTTCACTTACGTTCACTTTGATGGAAACCATGTTGAAGTCCCTTCACAGTTTGATAAGAGCTGGAAGTCGCCACTTCACCACGTAGAGTACCCGGCAGAAGTCACATTCCCGGGACGCGTGTTTGAAACAAATGAAGCTCATATTCACGTCGGAACTTATCTGGGGGATTTAAAACCAGAATCAGTTGTGGTTGAAGCAGTTATCTGTGATTTAAAAACAGATGAAGTTAAAACTGAGAAACTAAGATTAAAGGGACCGCTTGAAGATGGAGTTGGACACTTTGAATTAAAATTCAAGGCCAACGACTCGAAAAAAATACGCTTCAGGATTTATGGTCACGACAACTTCCTGGTGCATCCGTTCGAGTACGGATACATGATGTGGTACTAA
- the rlmF gene encoding 23S rRNA (adenine(1618)-N(6))-methyltransferase RlmF, giving the protein MEKTNLHSRNKHRAGYDFIQLKKSTPELAAFIIKNKFNGSDTIDFSNPEGLKLLNRALLKSEYGIHFWDIPKNYLCPPVPGRVDYIHYAADLLKSPGKNEAIRVLDIGTGANCIYPLLGESVYGWNFVGAEIDEGALQSAKANVEKNNLQSKIEIRKQNDRTKIFQGIILPGDQYDLTLCNPPFHSSKEEAQKGTARKNKNLKTKERLNFAGQAQELWCEGGEGEFIRKMILESVLFKDQVKWFSTLVSSKENLSGIYGELKRNKALKVETVEMSQGQKISRFVAWSFKGE; this is encoded by the coding sequence GTGGAAAAAACGAATCTTCATTCTCGAAACAAGCACCGTGCAGGTTACGACTTTATTCAATTAAAAAAGAGCACACCTGAGCTTGCGGCTTTTATTATTAAAAATAAATTTAACGGCAGCGATACAATTGATTTTTCTAATCCCGAAGGATTGAAGTTATTAAACCGCGCGCTTTTAAAATCTGAATACGGAATTCATTTCTGGGACATTCCTAAAAATTACTTATGCCCACCAGTTCCTGGAAGAGTGGATTATATTCACTATGCGGCCGATCTTTTAAAGTCGCCGGGAAAAAATGAAGCTATTCGTGTGCTCGATATCGGCACGGGTGCCAATTGCATTTATCCACTTTTAGGTGAAAGTGTGTACGGCTGGAACTTTGTGGGCGCTGAGATTGACGAAGGGGCACTTCAGTCTGCGAAGGCGAATGTCGAAAAAAACAACCTGCAGTCAAAGATTGAAATCCGAAAACAAAATGACCGCACAAAAATTTTCCAGGGAATTATTCTTCCTGGAGACCAATATGACTTAACTCTCTGCAATCCTCCTTTTCATTCTTCAAAAGAAGAGGCGCAAAAAGGAACGGCAAGAAAAAATAAAAACCTGAAGACTAAAGAGCGCTTAAACTTCGCAGGCCAGGCCCAGGAGCTTTGGTGCGAAGGGGGAGAAGGTGAGTTTATCAGGAAAATGATTCTAGAAAGTGTACTTTTTAAAGATCAGGTGAAATGGTTTTCAACGCTGGTTTCTTCTAAAGAAAATCTCTCTGGCATCTATGGAGAGTTAAAAAGAAATAAAGCGCTAAAGGTTGAGACTGTCGAAATGTCTCAGGGACAAAAGATTAGCCGTTTTGTGGCCTGGAGTTTTAAGGGAGAGTGA
- a CDS encoding alpha-amylase family glycosyl hydrolase, translating to MSFKSKFLCLLLAIFVSTSAFARLPFKDDWTQTFYTDDNSFYLTLYPDGFKQFIRVNSSSCDQISNISIVLKENKNRSTSTFRTLSKESAPKIYGLSPEGYCWYEVEIRNLETINGLKYVLKIEDNTSAPHYFKGITNSLIPLYRLTQDSKIDAWIDLGAFGATPVVGGGIYYKVWEPLSDEVHLFLNDNKAIKLFSDYPLNDERRFHFAYIKNSKPKDKYHYQFVKNGKYETLEVANYNTFSPIKVDPMARELTYDAKGGRFNGYINPRGVVARDNEYVWKNDSAFKNVSELDYNNWIIYQLWPLTFNPKRIDGAYVQGKFGDITPKIPYLSDLGVNAVEFLPVHESRFSASWGYALDSLIILESTLGTKPEMKKLIDELHGNKLRVIFDVVINHVNNNLLREPINAQTNSSKFYGGDTPWGPKPRFESVWVRKWITDSLLHLMAEYHLDGFRFDMTDSIFNGTRGGYRFLQELMYLIKANNPRFYNSAEQLPNDVWVTYPISENGLGFDSQWNDRFKNFFELEFDHYNESSRSVDLTHLSNSLQGYSDHQMSPGVWYHFGHPQRTVNYLGSHDFIGNKDPMIRIVTNYDSDEQEDSNIFRRVNPLEEPGDLRIPFRKIHNQFSHSLVRLSYGILFTKPGGALFYQGEEIAQDLNIQNEWAYVNALKDNRFPSKDVNINKYVGSHRMTWHYYDLISGKKDPLLNFVTEEDQNLFSGHLNFFKEMIKFKKANPEINNQDAQNVRIDNNAKIVTYELSTSHDNYFVVGNFNGDMGGVWIQFPGNQDVWWSEMINSSDPRFGSTSDVFQNVISSVGGRKNLLRLKGPGFYLFKASKNPILSKKLYFRTSALNWLADESTELKVNPANQEELIARIDITKTGALDFKLGSKSWSIDLGKSVDPRFLTYTPNSENVRTTLSAGKYIFKFNMRNYTYNFEKL from the coding sequence ATGAGTTTTAAGAGCAAGTTTCTATGCTTACTTTTAGCTATTTTTGTATCGACGAGCGCTTTTGCCCGCTTGCCGTTTAAAGACGATTGGACGCAGACTTTTTACACTGACGACAATTCTTTTTACCTGACTCTTTACCCTGACGGCTTCAAACAATTCATTCGCGTAAACTCTTCATCATGTGATCAAATTTCAAACATCAGTATCGTTTTAAAAGAAAATAAAAATAGATCGACATCGACATTTAGAACTCTCTCAAAAGAAAGCGCTCCTAAAATTTACGGACTCTCTCCTGAAGGTTATTGCTGGTACGAAGTTGAGATCAGGAATTTAGAAACGATCAATGGGCTTAAGTACGTTTTAAAAATCGAAGACAACACTTCAGCACCCCATTACTTCAAAGGTATCACCAATTCTCTTATTCCTCTCTATCGATTAACTCAAGATTCAAAGATCGATGCGTGGATCGATCTCGGAGCTTTTGGTGCAACCCCTGTTGTGGGGGGCGGGATTTACTACAAAGTATGGGAGCCACTTTCGGATGAAGTGCATTTATTTCTTAACGACAATAAAGCGATTAAACTTTTTTCTGATTATCCGTTAAACGACGAGAGACGTTTTCACTTTGCCTATATTAAAAACTCAAAGCCTAAAGACAAGTACCACTATCAGTTTGTAAAAAATGGGAAGTATGAAACTCTTGAAGTGGCCAATTACAATACTTTCAGTCCAATTAAAGTAGACCCGATGGCCAGAGAACTCACGTACGACGCTAAAGGTGGACGCTTTAACGGCTACATCAACCCTCGTGGGGTGGTGGCCCGTGATAATGAGTACGTTTGGAAAAACGACAGTGCTTTTAAAAACGTCAGCGAACTCGACTACAATAACTGGATTATTTATCAGTTATGGCCTTTAACGTTTAACCCGAAACGCATTGATGGAGCTTACGTTCAGGGGAAATTTGGCGACATCACCCCAAAGATTCCTTACCTGAGCGATCTTGGTGTGAACGCAGTTGAATTTCTTCCCGTTCATGAAAGCAGATTCAGCGCTTCGTGGGGATACGCTCTTGATTCACTTATTATTTTAGAGAGCACTCTGGGAACAAAACCAGAGATGAAAAAACTCATTGATGAACTTCACGGCAATAAGTTACGCGTGATCTTTGATGTGGTTATTAATCACGTGAACAACAATCTTTTAAGAGAGCCTATTAATGCTCAAACTAACTCTTCAAAGTTCTACGGAGGAGACACTCCGTGGGGGCCAAAACCGCGCTTTGAAAGTGTCTGGGTAAGAAAGTGGATCACGGACTCACTTCTGCACTTGATGGCCGAGTACCACCTGGATGGATTTCGTTTTGATATGACGGATTCGATCTTTAACGGGACTCGTGGTGGATACCGTTTTCTTCAAGAGTTGATGTACTTAATTAAAGCAAACAACCCACGTTTCTACAATTCAGCTGAACAGCTTCCTAACGACGTTTGGGTAACGTACCCAATCTCAGAAAATGGGTTAGGATTTGATTCACAGTGGAACGACCGTTTTAAAAACTTCTTTGAGTTAGAGTTTGATCACTACAATGAATCGAGCCGCTCAGTGGACTTAACTCATTTATCAAATTCACTTCAAGGCTACAGCGATCATCAGATGTCTCCGGGCGTTTGGTATCATTTCGGCCATCCACAAAGAACGGTTAATTATTTGGGCTCTCACGATTTTATCGGAAATAAAGACCCGATGATCAGAATCGTTACGAATTATGATAGTGACGAGCAGGAAGACTCAAATATCTTTAGGAGAGTGAACCCTCTGGAAGAACCAGGAGACCTGCGTATCCCATTTAGAAAAATTCACAATCAGTTCAGTCACTCGTTGGTAAGACTCTCTTATGGGATTCTTTTCACTAAGCCAGGTGGAGCTCTTTTTTATCAAGGGGAAGAGATCGCTCAGGACTTAAATATCCAGAACGAGTGGGCCTACGTTAACGCATTAAAGGACAATCGTTTCCCAAGTAAAGATGTAAATATCAATAAGTATGTTGGCTCTCACCGCATGACGTGGCACTACTATGATTTAATCAGTGGCAAAAAAGACCCGTTGTTAAATTTTGTTACCGAAGAAGATCAGAATCTTTTTAGCGGTCACTTAAATTTCTTCAAGGAAATGATCAAGTTTAAAAAGGCCAATCCTGAAATCAATAATCAGGACGCTCAGAACGTACGCATTGATAACAATGCCAAGATCGTGACGTATGAACTAAGCACTTCCCACGATAACTACTTTGTGGTTGGAAATTTCAACGGAGATATGGGCGGAGTGTGGATTCAGTTCCCGGGAAATCAAGATGTCTGGTGGAGCGAGATGATCAACTCATCTGACCCGCGTTTTGGAAGCACGAGTGATGTTTTTCAAAACGTCATCTCATCGGTAGGGGGAAGAAAGAACTTGCTTCGCCTAAAAGGGCCAGGCTTCTATTTATTTAAAGCGAGCAAAAACCCAATTCTTTCTAAAAAACTTTACTTCCGCACTAGTGCTCTTAATTGGCTGGCAGATGAATCGACAGAGTTAAAAGTGAATCCTGCCAATCAAGAAGAGCTGATAGCGAGAATTGATATCACTAAAACGGGAGCGCTGGATTTTAAGCTAGGAAGCAAGAGCTGGAGTATTGATTTAGGAAAATCTGTGGACCCGCGTTTTTTGACTTATACTCCAAACTCGGAAAATGTCCGCACGACACTGAGTGCGGGGAAATATATTTTTAAATTTAACATGAGAAATTACACTTATAATTTTGAAAAACTTTAA
- a CDS encoding superoxide dismutase: MHQTILAGAAALGLAASAHAITLKEIGSLKPPFELAALPYAAGSLAPAIDQKTMEIHHDKHHQAYVDNLNKAIGKEKDDLMTIMSKVSGKEAAVRNNAGGHFNHTFFWNILSGDKEKQKMPERLEKEIEKTFGSVDKFKEAFEKAGASQFGSGWVWLIRDNSGKLAITTTANQDNPLMDVAATKGRPILAVDVWEHAYYLNYQNKRADYLKSIWKVVNWSQVDAFDREVTAH; this comes from the coding sequence ATGCATCAAACTATTCTTGCAGGAGCAGCAGCCTTAGGACTGGCCGCTTCCGCACACGCAATCACTCTTAAAGAAATTGGAAGTCTAAAACCTCCATTTGAATTAGCTGCGCTTCCCTATGCAGCAGGATCATTAGCTCCGGCCATTGATCAAAAGACCATGGAAATTCACCACGACAAACACCATCAAGCTTATGTAGACAATTTAAATAAAGCTATCGGAAAAGAAAAAGACGACTTGATGACCATTATGAGTAAAGTTTCAGGTAAAGAAGCAGCTGTACGAAACAATGCCGGTGGACATTTTAACCATACATTTTTCTGGAACATTTTAAGTGGAGATAAAGAAAAACAAAAAATGCCGGAAAGACTGGAGAAAGAAATCGAAAAGACTTTCGGTTCAGTTGATAAATTTAAAGAGGCCTTTGAAAAGGCCGGAGCTTCTCAATTTGGTTCCGGATGGGTTTGGCTGATCCGCGACAACAGTGGGAAGCTGGCCATCACAACAACAGCTAACCAGGACAACCCACTTATGGATGTGGCGGCAACTAAAGGTCGACCAATTTTAGCAGTGGATGTTTGGGAGCACGCTTATTACCTAAATTATCAAAACAAGCGAGCAGATTACTTAAAATCAATCTGGAAAGTCGTCAACTGGTCACAAGTTGATGCTTTCGACCGCGAGGTCACCGCACATTAG
- a CDS encoding ROK family protein, whose translation MKRQMFLGIDVGGTKIEGAIAELNLLERSINVLSKKRISTIHDHEAFVDSLVVLINDLLLESALKIDDLLAIGMTLPGTLHPQTSIMLNGNTRFLIGHDVLGMLKEKLGSKVQIVAQNDANLFALAEAWGGAGKHYEATRGVPFKEQVVVGITLGTGVGGGFVSQGKILSGAYGSALEVGHIVLEAGGNRCYCGQQGCAETYLSGTAINKTMNSHEFFAKANLGSQEVLQAMIDYRLHFVQFLSIINNLFNPHYFVFGGGLSAQSILFEDLKTDLEENIFLPKEYCPDIYINHLGDSSGLFGAMIYASEKLFP comes from the coding sequence ATGAAAAGACAAATGTTTTTAGGTATCGATGTCGGTGGAACAAAGATTGAAGGTGCTATTGCAGAATTAAATCTGCTTGAGCGCTCAATTAACGTCCTTTCTAAAAAAAGAATTTCAACTATTCATGACCACGAAGCTTTTGTCGATTCACTCGTCGTTTTAATTAACGACCTTCTTCTGGAAAGTGCTTTAAAAATAGATGACCTCCTGGCCATCGGTATGACTCTTCCGGGAACTCTTCATCCACAAACATCTATTATGCTCAACGGAAACACTCGTTTTCTTATCGGGCACGATGTACTTGGGATGCTTAAAGAAAAACTAGGTTCTAAGGTGCAAATTGTCGCTCAAAACGACGCCAATCTTTTTGCCCTGGCAGAAGCATGGGGTGGAGCAGGTAAGCATTACGAAGCCACTAGAGGTGTCCCTTTTAAAGAGCAAGTCGTCGTGGGGATCACTCTGGGAACTGGAGTTGGTGGAGGATTTGTTTCTCAAGGAAAGATTTTAAGTGGTGCTTATGGTTCGGCACTAGAAGTAGGGCACATTGTCCTTGAAGCTGGAGGAAACAGATGCTACTGCGGTCAGCAGGGGTGTGCTGAAACTTATCTGTCAGGAACGGCGATTAATAAAACAATGAACTCCCACGAGTTTTTTGCCAAGGCCAACTTAGGCTCGCAGGAAGTGCTGCAGGCAATGATTGATTACCGCCTTCATTTTGTGCAGTTTTTAAGCATTATCAATAATCTTTTTAACCCTCACTATTTTGTTTTTGGAGGAGGGCTTTCTGCTCAAAGTATTCTCTTTGAGGATTTAAAAACCGACCTGGAAGAAAATATTTTTCTTCCAAAAGAATACTGTCCTGACATTTACATCAATCACCTGGGCGATAGCTCGGGGCTTTTTGGGGCCATGATTTATGCCAGTGAAAAACTTTTTCCTTAG
- a CDS encoding gamma-glutamylcyclotransferase, whose product MKTLYFSYGSNMNLKQMQERCPDSKKIGIGFMNDAEICFPSFYESWNGGVAGYKTSTGKKLWGVLFELTMSDVEKLRVFEGYIHGREAHLNAYNEVKVPIDIDGETVECMTYEITVVGNFRPSLRYLQTIVRGAEENNLPEEYIESLSQHL is encoded by the coding sequence ATGAAGACACTTTATTTTTCTTACGGTTCAAACATGAACTTAAAGCAGATGCAGGAGCGCTGCCCGGATTCAAAAAAAATTGGCATAGGTTTTATGAACGATGCTGAGATTTGTTTTCCAAGTTTTTACGAATCGTGGAATGGTGGAGTGGCCGGTTACAAAACATCTACTGGAAAAAAACTCTGGGGAGTTCTCTTTGAACTGACTATGAGTGATGTGGAAAAACTTCGCGTCTTTGAAGGTTACATTCACGGAAGAGAGGCGCATCTCAATGCCTATAATGAAGTGAAAGTTCCCATCGATATCGATGGGGAAACTGTGGAATGTATGACCTATGAAATCACTGTCGTGGGGAATTTTCGTCCCTCACTTCGATATCTCCAAACCATCGTTCGTGGAGCAGAGGAAAATAATTTACCCGAAGAGTATATTGAATCACTGTCCCAACATCTTTAA
- the malE gene encoding maltose/maltodextrin ABC transporter substrate-binding protein MalE has protein sequence MAFAHTTLAADVLIWTSNEGAAKAINEIKKDFETEYKTKVVVEVLNKDLTSLFKTASLTKKGPDILLWANDVSGELAQSGLIEPLDEIPDLTDNFLPVSLKAFKYKGRLYGYPYAVESLALFYNKDLVKTAPASFEELVSIARKLNNPKKNTYGFLYDIKTFFFSFPILNAANGYIFGENESGLNGRDVGITGFEEGLSFLQGLSNEGLIPSSTDRGIAFQHFKEGKLAFTIDGPWAIKDLDAAKVNYGIAVLPTLKNKVAKPFVGVHGFMIRRSSQNKLRAKEFAEKFLLSKKGIELFYKYDNRAPARIDALNELSAKDERLLTLKKSAENGVAMPNIPQMGSVWNAMGKALSLSLEQKTPAKEALQLVRPQIK, from the coding sequence TTGGCATTTGCTCATACCACCCTGGCCGCAGATGTCTTGATCTGGACGTCAAATGAAGGCGCGGCCAAGGCCATTAATGAAATCAAAAAAGATTTTGAAACTGAATATAAAACAAAGGTGGTCGTTGAAGTTTTAAATAAAGACTTAACCTCACTTTTTAAAACAGCATCTCTTACAAAAAAAGGGCCGGACATTCTTCTGTGGGCCAATGATGTAAGCGGTGAGCTTGCTCAGTCTGGACTGATTGAACCGCTCGATGAAATTCCCGATTTAACGGATAATTTCCTTCCCGTTTCTTTAAAAGCATTTAAATACAAAGGAAGACTTTACGGCTACCCATACGCGGTTGAATCGTTGGCACTTTTTTACAATAAAGACCTGGTTAAAACGGCACCTGCAAGTTTTGAAGAGCTGGTAAGTATTGCCAGAAAACTGAACAATCCAAAGAAAAACACCTATGGATTTCTCTATGACATCAAGACGTTTTTCTTTTCATTTCCTATTCTCAATGCGGCCAATGGTTATATATTTGGTGAAAACGAAAGTGGGCTCAATGGACGCGACGTAGGGATCACTGGTTTTGAAGAAGGGCTTTCTTTTCTTCAAGGACTAAGCAATGAAGGCTTAATTCCATCATCAACTGACCGCGGGATTGCTTTTCAACATTTCAAAGAAGGTAAACTTGCTTTCACTATCGATGGACCCTGGGCGATTAAAGATTTAGATGCAGCCAAAGTGAATTACGGCATTGCTGTTCTTCCGACGCTAAAAAACAAAGTGGCCAAACCTTTTGTTGGCGTTCACGGTTTTATGATCAGACGATCAAGTCAGAATAAACTTCGTGCAAAAGAGTTTGCTGAAAAGTTCCTGCTGTCAAAAAAAGGAATCGAGCTCTTTTATAAATACGACAACAGGGCCCCCGCAAGGATTGATGCCCTTAATGAATTGAGCGCAAAAGATGAGCGTTTGTTGACCCTAAAAAAGAGCGCCGAGAACGGTGTTGCAATGCCAAACATTCCGCAAATGGGCTCAGTTTGGAATGCCATGGGCAAGGCGTTAAGTCTGAGTTTAGAACAGAAAACCCCAGCGAAAGAGGCCCTTCAACTAGTTAGACCTCAGATCAAGTAG